One window from the genome of Pedococcus badiiscoriae encodes:
- the fdhD gene encoding formate dehydrogenase accessory sulfurtransferase FdhD, which produces MGLVTRRTPAIRVEVATDDVRSTSRPDTLAVEEPLEIRVGGTAVTVTMRTPGDDFDLALGNLLTEGVLRRGDDVAQLMHCLDEDETGSPTYNVVDVTLAPGVVPDLGRSARSGYQTSACGVCGKTSIDAITATSPYAVAGDPLRLSPAVVAGLPDAMRAHQKVFDKTGGLHAAAIFGPDGEALVVREDVGRHNAVDKVVGWAAREGLLPLAGHVLVVSGRASFELVQKAVMAGLPALVAVSAPSSLAVELAVESGLTLVGFARPPRLTVYAGAHRLGL; this is translated from the coding sequence GTGGGACTGGTGACGAGACGGACGCCGGCGATCCGGGTCGAGGTGGCCACGGACGATGTCCGGTCGACCTCCCGACCGGACACGCTTGCCGTGGAGGAGCCCCTGGAGATCCGCGTGGGCGGCACCGCGGTCACCGTCACGATGCGCACCCCCGGCGACGACTTCGACCTGGCGCTGGGCAACCTCCTGACCGAGGGAGTGCTGCGCCGGGGCGACGACGTGGCGCAGCTGATGCACTGCCTCGACGAGGACGAGACCGGTTCCCCCACCTACAACGTCGTCGACGTCACCCTCGCCCCCGGGGTGGTGCCCGACCTGGGGCGCAGCGCGCGCAGCGGGTACCAGACCAGCGCCTGCGGGGTGTGCGGCAAGACGAGCATCGACGCCATCACCGCGACGAGCCCGTATGCCGTGGCCGGCGACCCGCTGCGGCTCTCCCCTGCCGTGGTCGCCGGGCTGCCCGACGCCATGCGGGCCCACCAGAAGGTGTTCGACAAGACCGGTGGTCTGCATGCGGCCGCGATCTTCGGGCCGGACGGCGAGGCCCTGGTGGTGCGCGAGGACGTCGGCCGGCACAACGCGGTCGACAAGGTGGTCGGCTGGGCCGCTCGCGAGGGGCTGTTGCCGTTGGCGGGACACGTCCTCGTCGTCAGCGGACGGGCCAGCTTCGAGCTCGTGCAGAAGGCGGTGATGGCCGGACTGCCCGCGCTCGTGGCGGTCTCCGCGCCCTCCTCGCTGGCCGTCGAGCTGGCGGTCGAGTCCGGGCTGACACTGGTGGGGTTCGCCCGGCCGCCGCGGCTGACCGTCTACGCCGGAGCGCACCGGCTCGGGCTGTGA
- a CDS encoding PH domain-containing protein, protein MSDAPLHPVPAPDEVRLFGDTGMAWRRVSPRLATARLLVLSLLLVPPLLGLLALAVFVWAWFWVGVVLVAVALAAGTWVIRRQVPAITWAEGAEELVVRRGRMFRTLVSVPYGRLQFVDVQSGPLERRFDMATVELHTASPQSRGVIPGLPTAEAEALRERLAARGESQRAGL, encoded by the coding sequence GTGAGCGACGCCCCCCTTCATCCGGTCCCTGCTCCCGACGAGGTCCGCCTCTTCGGCGACACCGGTATGGCGTGGCGTCGCGTCTCCCCGAGGCTCGCGACAGCGCGACTCCTCGTCCTGTCGTTGCTGCTGGTGCCGCCACTGCTGGGGCTGCTCGCGCTCGCGGTGTTCGTGTGGGCCTGGTTCTGGGTGGGGGTCGTGCTCGTCGCGGTGGCCCTCGCCGCCGGGACGTGGGTGATCCGCAGGCAGGTCCCGGCGATCACCTGGGCGGAGGGGGCCGAGGAGCTGGTGGTCCGTCGCGGACGGATGTTCAGGACCCTGGTGAGCGTGCCGTACGGCCGGCTGCAGTTCGTCGACGTGCAGTCCGGTCCGCTGGAGCGACGCTTCGACATGGCCACCGTCGAGCTGCACACGGCCTCGCCGCAGAGCCGTGGCGTGATCCCCGGACTGCCGACGGCCGAGGCCGAGGCGCTGCGCGAGCGACTGGCCGCCCGCGGCGAGTCCCAGCGGGCTGGCCTGTGA
- a CDS encoding PH domain-containing protein yields the protein MSAVEPTPGPVTGSVTDSAAEPEWRHLHPLSPLLRGGIAFVAVLAYVVSQQADSIFGARADDPTQGHWGLAALGVVVVLLGIIAGAWVSWRFSRFRVADTLIELRTGVLFRQHRQVRFDRIQAVDLGRPLLARLTGLSEVVVQSAGGKDSHLKLSFLTDAQAQQVREQLMALAGRSDEVAGGALAGAAEDVSGHADRPGTAPVGQRVLAIPNARILQSVLYTGPGLVILLAVPALLVSVALGVPQMVAWLGPMTLAVGSSHLKRLVQECNFELLHQGDRLRIRHGLTDLRTTTVPVHRIQAVEVSQSLPWRLTGWWRISVNVAGAASGDEDTQTVLMPVGNREEALAVLALVNAGIPRGAAVAALEGTGPAEGFTTTSRRARALDPLSWRRQGYAVLSGGLLARRGAWYRAAQFVPHARIQSLKVEQGPVQRRLGVATVRVLSTVGPVSPVVAHLDESEALRLLADQVVRSSRARQRAQVS from the coding sequence GTGAGTGCTGTCGAGCCGACGCCGGGCCCTGTGACGGGCTCGGTGACGGACTCGGCTGCCGAGCCCGAGTGGCGGCACCTGCACCCCCTCTCGCCGCTGCTGCGGGGTGGCATCGCGTTCGTCGCCGTCCTGGCCTATGTCGTCTCGCAGCAGGCGGACTCGATCTTCGGCGCTCGTGCCGACGACCCGACCCAGGGACACTGGGGGCTGGCGGCCCTCGGCGTGGTCGTCGTCCTGCTGGGGATCATCGCCGGGGCGTGGGTGTCCTGGCGCTTCTCCCGGTTCCGGGTCGCTGACACCCTCATCGAGCTCCGGACCGGAGTGCTGTTCCGCCAGCACCGACAGGTCCGGTTCGACCGGATCCAGGCCGTCGACCTCGGACGACCACTGCTGGCGCGCCTCACGGGGCTCTCGGAGGTGGTGGTCCAGTCCGCCGGTGGCAAGGACTCGCACCTCAAGCTGTCCTTCCTGACCGACGCCCAGGCACAGCAGGTGCGCGAGCAGCTGATGGCGCTCGCGGGACGCAGTGACGAGGTCGCCGGGGGAGCGCTGGCTGGGGCTGCGGAGGATGTCTCGGGCCACGCCGACCGGCCCGGGACCGCGCCCGTCGGTCAGCGCGTCCTGGCCATCCCCAACGCACGCATCCTGCAGTCCGTGCTCTACACCGGTCCCGGGCTGGTCATCCTGCTCGCCGTCCCCGCCCTGCTCGTGTCCGTGGCGCTGGGCGTGCCACAGATGGTCGCCTGGCTCGGCCCGATGACCTTGGCCGTGGGCAGCTCGCACCTCAAGCGGCTCGTCCAGGAGTGCAACTTCGAGCTGCTCCACCAGGGCGACCGGCTGCGGATCCGGCACGGCCTCACCGACCTGCGCACGACGACCGTGCCCGTGCACCGCATCCAGGCCGTCGAGGTGAGCCAGTCGCTGCCGTGGCGGCTGACCGGCTGGTGGCGGATCTCGGTCAACGTCGCCGGGGCGGCCAGCGGTGACGAAGACACCCAGACCGTGCTGATGCCCGTCGGCAACCGCGAGGAAGCGCTCGCGGTACTCGCCCTGGTGAACGCGGGCATACCTCGGGGTGCGGCCGTCGCCGCACTGGAAGGGACCGGGCCGGCCGAGGGCTTCACCACCACCAGCCGGCGTGCCAGGGCGCTCGACCCCCTCAGCTGGCGACGACAGGGGTATGCCGTCCTGTCCGGCGGCCTGCTCGCGCGCCGCGGTGCGTGGTACCGCGCAGCGCAGTTCGTGCCCCACGCGCGCATCCAGTCGCTCAAGGTCGAGCAGGGCCCGGTCCAACGCCGGCTCGGCGTCGCGACGGTCCGGGTGCTCTCGACGGTCGGCCCCGTCTCCCCGGTGGTCGCGCACCTCGACGAGTCCGAGGCCCTGCGTCTGCTCGCCGACCAGGTGGTCCGCTCGAGCCGTGCCCGCCAGCGGGCCCAGGTGTCCTGA
- a CDS encoding DUF3052 domain-containing protein — MTTPAQSALQASVGRLGLTAGQVIQEFGYDSDVDDDFRFAVEDHTGTELEDEEYQDVADAAFIWWRQDDGDLVDAVVDALTNLGEGGSVIVLTLKSGRPGHVEASDIEEAATTAGLHTSGTVNACDDWTATRLVAPKTGRR, encoded by the coding sequence GTGACCACGCCAGCGCAGTCTGCGCTGCAAGCATCGGTGGGCCGACTGGGCCTCACCGCAGGACAGGTGATCCAGGAGTTCGGCTACGACTCCGACGTCGACGACGACTTCCGCTTCGCCGTCGAGGACCACACCGGCACCGAGCTCGAGGACGAGGAGTACCAGGACGTCGCCGACGCCGCCTTCATCTGGTGGCGGCAGGACGACGGAGACCTCGTCGACGCCGTCGTCGACGCCCTCACGAACCTCGGTGAAGGCGGTTCCGTCATCGTCCTCACGCTGAAGTCGGGTCGCCCGGGACACGTCGAGGCGAGCGACATCGAGGAGGCCGCGACGACCGCTGGTCTGCACACCTCGGGCACGGTCAACGCCTGCGACGACTGGACTGCCACCCGGTTGGTCGCCCCCAAGACAGGCCGGCGTTGA
- a CDS encoding peroxiredoxin produces the protein MTSPLAVGAVAPEFALRDQNGQEFSLAQFRGAKNVVLVFYPFAFSGICTGELCEIRDDLGGFVADDVQVLAVSCDHMFSQRAWADKEGYFFPLLSDFWPHGGVAKSYGVFNEQAGAAIRGTFLLDVDGVVRWSLVNEIGQPRDFTGYHEALAELRR, from the coding sequence ATGACGTCACCCTTGGCCGTCGGGGCCGTGGCACCGGAGTTCGCCCTCAGGGACCAGAACGGGCAGGAGTTCTCCCTGGCCCAGTTCCGTGGCGCCAAGAACGTCGTCCTGGTGTTCTACCCGTTCGCCTTCTCCGGCATCTGCACCGGCGAGCTGTGCGAGATCCGTGACGACCTCGGCGGCTTCGTCGCTGACGACGTGCAGGTGCTCGCCGTGTCGTGCGACCACATGTTCAGCCAGCGTGCCTGGGCGGACAAGGAGGGCTACTTCTTTCCCCTCCTGTCGGACTTCTGGCCGCACGGCGGCGTCGCGAAGAGCTACGGCGTGTTCAACGAGCAGGCCGGCGCGGCGATCCGCGGCACGTTCCTCCTCGACGTCGACGGCGTGGTCCGGTGGTCACTGGTCAACGAGATCGGCCAGCCGCGGGACTTCACCGGCTACCACGAGGCATTGGCCGAGCTGCGTCGCTGA